In Proteus vulgaris, one DNA window encodes the following:
- the yacG gene encoding DNA gyrase inhibitor YacG: MSEELIVKCPTCQTEVIWNESSPYRPFCSKRCQLIDLGEWADESKRIPSQSDINDSDDWSESPQPELKDF, translated from the coding sequence ATGAGCGAAGAATTAATTGTGAAATGTCCAACCTGTCAAACAGAAGTTATTTGGAATGAAAGTAGCCCTTATCGCCCTTTTTGTAGCAAACGTTGCCAACTTATTGATTTAGGTGAATGGGCTGACGAATCAAAACGTATTCCAAGCCAAAGCGATATTAATGACAGCGACGACTGGAGTGAATCTCCACAACCTGAGCTTAAAGATTTTTAA
- a CDS encoding aromatic amino acid transporter, with protein sequence MENKSVNKEPSIIVGGFVLGGAMIGAGMFSLPTIMSGAWFINSLFILFIVCFFMFHSGIYILECISKYGAGTNYFHISKELLPKWACYLANASLIFVLYILIYAYISAAGSIIYEASSLYGINLNLRAIFFVFTIVLGATIWWGGACASRLTSIFLFIKIVLFVLAFSGLFFKASGDLLFSATFEGKSQLYLYPFIFIIIPYAITSFGYHGNVCSLYKLYHENERKVVKSCVIGCVLALVIYLLWMIGTMGNLPREQFITIIQKGGNLDAFIDSLYTVLNSKYIEGFLLWFSISAVFCSFLGVAIGLFDYILASLKFEDNKTGRLKSGVLCFTPPLLLCLLFPNGFLIAIAYAGTAACVWAIICPAVMALKAREKFPNSGFKVWGGKGLIYSVIAFGAVGIICQTLAQLGFLPIYR encoded by the coding sequence ATGGAAAATAAGTCGGTAAATAAAGAACCCTCAATTATTGTAGGGGGATTTGTGTTGGGCGGTGCTATGATCGGTGCTGGAATGTTTAGCCTCCCAACAATAATGTCTGGCGCTTGGTTTATTAACTCACTCTTTATATTGTTTATTGTTTGTTTTTTTATGTTTCACTCAGGAATTTATATTCTTGAATGTATTTCAAAATATGGGGCGGGAACAAATTACTTTCATATATCAAAAGAGTTATTGCCAAAATGGGCCTGTTATCTTGCTAATGCATCTTTAATATTTGTATTATATATATTAATTTATGCTTATATTTCTGCTGCGGGTTCGATTATTTATGAGGCGTCATCATTATATGGTATTAATCTAAACCTGAGAGCAATATTTTTTGTATTTACTATCGTGCTTGGCGCAACAATATGGTGGGGAGGCGCTTGTGCGAGTCGCTTAACTTCCATTTTCTTATTCATTAAAATTGTTCTATTTGTATTAGCTTTTTCTGGATTATTTTTTAAAGCAAGTGGCGACTTATTATTTAGCGCAACTTTTGAAGGGAAAAGCCAGTTATATCTTTATCCATTTATTTTTATCATTATTCCTTATGCGATAACTTCATTTGGATATCATGGAAACGTTTGTAGCCTTTATAAGCTTTATCATGAAAATGAAAGAAAGGTTGTTAAGAGTTGTGTGATTGGTTGTGTTTTAGCGCTAGTCATTTATTTACTTTGGATGATTGGTACTATGGGGAATCTACCCCGTGAACAATTTATTACCATTATTCAAAAAGGCGGTAACTTAGATGCCTTTATTGATTCGTTATATACCGTCTTGAATAGTAAATATATTGAAGGTTTTTTATTATGGTTCTCAATTAGTGCCGTATTCTGTTCATTCTTAGGGGTAGCGATTGGTTTGTTTGACTATATTTTAGCATCACTAAAATTTGAAGATAACAAAACCGGACGCTTAAAGTCAGGTGTTTTATGTTTCACACCACCTTTATTGCTCTGTTTGCTTTTCCCTAATGGTTTTTTAATTGCAATTGCGTATGCAGGTACAGCGGCTTGTGTCTGGGCAATTATTTGTCCTGCTGTTATGGCACTGAAAGCGCGCGAGAAATTTCCCAACTCAGGTTTTAAAGTGTGGGGCGGCAAAGGGTTAATTTATTCTGTTATCGCTTTTGGTGCTGTAGGCATTATTTGCCAAACATTAGCACAGCTTGGTTTCTTGCCTATTTATCGTTAA
- the zapD gene encoding cell division protein ZapD — MSDDITTIIFEHPLNEKMRSWLRIENSLIQINSFRTIDSLPTALSFFRAISEFIEVLDRGEIRAELLKELEKRQKKLQQWLSFPNVDKEIVTQIINELAENASVLSQAPRIGQHLKQDKVISLVKQRLSIPGGCCNFDVPALHLWLSLPQTIRDERLQNWMTGLLPLQNALNSLLTLIRQSDTFKPALSHRGFYQDSAEEGELLRLKIAIDHQIYPQVSGHKNRYAIRFLPLDSENGTIPLELPFEIACC; from the coding sequence ATGAGTGATGACATCACAACTATCATCTTCGAACATCCCCTAAATGAAAAAATGCGTTCATGGCTTAGAATTGAAAACTCATTAATTCAAATTAACAGTTTTCGTACAATCGATTCGTTACCCACCGCACTCTCTTTTTTCCGCGCGATATCAGAATTTATTGAAGTGCTTGATCGTGGTGAAATTCGTGCTGAATTACTCAAAGAATTGGAAAAAAGACAAAAAAAATTACAACAATGGCTCTCATTTCCTAATGTTGATAAAGAAATTGTCACACAAATTATTAATGAACTGGCCGAAAATGCATCGGTATTAAGTCAAGCTCCGCGAATTGGGCAGCATTTAAAACAAGATAAAGTAATAAGTTTAGTCAAACAGCGCCTAAGTATCCCTGGAGGATGCTGTAATTTTGATGTGCCCGCATTGCATTTGTGGTTAAGTTTGCCTCAAACCATCCGTGATGAAAGATTACAAAACTGGATGACAGGCTTGTTACCATTACAAAATGCATTGAATAGCTTACTAACGCTTATTCGCCAATCAGATACTTTTAAACCTGCGTTAAGTCATCGTGGTTTTTACCAAGATAGTGCTGAAGAAGGTGAACTACTACGTCTTAAAATCGCCATTGATCACCAGATCTACCCTCAAGTATCTGGCCATAAAAATCGTTACGCGATCCGCTTCTTACCACTTGATAGTGAAAATGGAACAATACCGCTAGAACTACCCTTTGAGATTGCTTGTTGCTAA
- the mutT gene encoding 8-oxo-dGTP diphosphatase MutT, with amino-acid sequence MDKKKLHIAAGIICDQNNNVFITQRPLKSHMGGFWEFPGGKLEDEETPEQALVRELQEEIGIDVTQCSLFETVEHDFPDRHITLSFFLVTQWDNEPYGKEGQDSKWTSIASLNADDFPPANRTIVALLQK; translated from the coding sequence ATGGATAAAAAAAAGCTACATATTGCTGCGGGTATTATTTGTGATCAAAACAATAATGTCTTTATCACCCAACGCCCTCTAAAATCGCATATGGGGGGATTTTGGGAATTTCCGGGGGGGAAATTAGAAGATGAAGAAACTCCTGAGCAGGCGTTAGTGCGTGAGTTACAAGAGGAAATTGGTATTGATGTAACGCAGTGCTCGCTTTTTGAAACGGTAGAGCATGATTTTCCAGATAGACACATTACATTATCTTTTTTCTTAGTAACTCAATGGGATAATGAGCCATACGGTAAAGAAGGGCAAGATTCAAAATGGACTTCTATCGCATCATTAAATGCTGATGACTTTCCACCGGCTAACCGCACAATTGTGGCATTGTTACAAAAATAA